In Vibrio diazotrophicus, the following proteins share a genomic window:
- a CDS encoding DUF2066 domain-containing protein, with protein MRYLAFLLMGLTSLPASALTTVNLYKTEVVIDQTQEGADAKARSLGMQNVIVRATGDKDAVNNEVVQKALSKYNQYLNQFSYGQTNDVSTITMQFSAPQIRSLITQAQLPFWPENRANLLVWLVEETPYERVISWEHSDSKILKQLKEESLARGLPITVPVGDFDDITGLEISDLWGGFIKPISLASDRYPTDAVLVVKAQGNDLRWTLYDQNAYNMLQSQKAPMTGRASGSAAAAEMIDQISDYYAKKNSVLIGSESSQTVLASFDSIKNAEDFFSLEKRLKALSSVASLDILKIQGQEVVFNVHLLATEEDFEQEVLRIAQVQKAPELEVPQPLPVEPSVEQANSVQEPQDQAIDTTEPAVVNPVDSSEPTQQGDMSVVTEPVSMEKTLRFTWLD; from the coding sequence ATGCGCTATTTAGCTTTTTTGCTGATGGGATTAACGTCTCTCCCAGCTTCTGCACTCACCACGGTTAATCTGTACAAAACAGAAGTCGTTATTGATCAGACACAAGAAGGTGCAGATGCCAAAGCTCGATCGCTGGGTATGCAAAACGTTATTGTTCGCGCCACGGGCGATAAAGATGCCGTAAACAATGAAGTAGTTCAAAAGGCGTTAAGTAAATATAACCAATATCTAAACCAGTTTAGTTATGGTCAGACAAACGATGTCTCTACGATAACCATGCAGTTCAGCGCGCCGCAAATTCGTTCTCTGATTACTCAAGCTCAGTTGCCATTCTGGCCTGAAAATCGCGCTAACCTTTTAGTTTGGCTGGTGGAAGAGACCCCATACGAACGTGTGATCAGTTGGGAACATTCTGACTCTAAGATTCTAAAACAGTTGAAAGAGGAATCCTTGGCGAGAGGGTTGCCTATCACTGTCCCGGTTGGTGATTTTGATGACATTACAGGGTTAGAAATTTCTGATCTGTGGGGTGGTTTCATTAAACCTATCAGCCTAGCAAGTGATCGTTACCCAACAGATGCAGTATTAGTAGTTAAAGCGCAAGGCAACGATTTGCGTTGGACACTGTATGACCAAAATGCTTACAACATGCTTCAGTCACAGAAAGCGCCAATGACAGGAAGAGCATCTGGCAGTGCCGCAGCGGCAGAGATGATTGATCAAATTAGTGACTACTACGCAAAGAAAAACTCCGTACTGATTGGTTCTGAGTCTTCACAAACCGTATTAGCATCATTTGATTCAATTAAAAATGCTGAAGACTTTTTCTCATTAGAAAAACGCTTAAAAGCGTTAAGCTCAGTGGCTTCACTCGATATTCTTAAAATCCAAGGTCAAGAAGTGGTGTTCAATGTTCACTTGCTGGCGACTGAAGAGGATTTCGAGCAAGAAGTACTGCGTATTGCCCAAGTTCAAAAGGCTCCAGAGCTAGAAGTTCCGCAACCTTTACCTGTGGAACCGTCAGTTGAACAAGCAAACTCAGTTCAAGAGCCACAAGACCAAGCTATTGATACGACTGAGCCTGCGGTTGTGAACCCTGTTGATAGCAGCGAGCCTACTCAACAAGGTGATATGTCGGTTGTGACAGAGCCTGTTTCAATGGAGAAAACTTTGCGTTTTACTTGGTTAGATTAA
- a CDS encoding uracil-xanthine permease family protein yields the protein MKNAILGTQMLFVAFGALVLVPLLTGLDPNVALFGAGAGTLLFQIITRRSVPIFLASSFAFIAPIMFGVQTWGIPATMGGLVAAGAVYIILGSFIKLRGVEFIHKILPPVVVGPVIMVIGLGLAPAAVNMALGKSGDGAFQLVDGDASLWISCVSLLVTIVASVFAKGYFKLIPIVCGIIAGYSLSLFFGVVDFTPVREAAWFAMPNFTFPEFNINAILFMIPVAIAPAVEHVGDMLAISNVTGKDYIKKPGLHRTIAGDGAATMLAAFLGAPPNTTYSEVTGAVMLTKAFNPVIMTWAAVTAIVLALVGKLGALLQTIPVPVMGGIMILLFGSIATVGLNTLIKNHVDLHKSRNLVIVAVTLVFGIGGMAFGVGDFSLQGVSLCGIVAILLNLLLPRDLGENHVVDNAQMEEKTQNS from the coding sequence ATGAAAAATGCCATTTTGGGCACTCAGATGCTGTTTGTTGCATTTGGGGCGTTAGTGCTGGTTCCGCTGCTGACGGGACTCGATCCTAACGTTGCTTTATTCGGTGCTGGTGCCGGCACATTACTCTTCCAAATTATTACCCGTCGTTCTGTTCCTATCTTCCTCGCTTCTTCTTTTGCCTTTATTGCTCCTATCATGTTTGGTGTTCAAACATGGGGTATTCCTGCAACTATGGGTGGCTTAGTCGCAGCAGGTGCTGTTTACATTATTCTTGGCAGTTTCATTAAACTTCGCGGTGTAGAGTTCATCCACAAAATTCTGCCACCTGTAGTAGTTGGCCCAGTCATTATGGTTATCGGTCTTGGTCTAGCCCCAGCAGCGGTAAACATGGCACTAGGTAAGAGTGGTGATGGTGCATTCCAACTGGTTGACGGTGATGCTTCTCTTTGGATTTCTTGTGTATCTCTACTTGTTACTATTGTCGCTAGTGTATTTGCTAAAGGTTACTTTAAGCTAATCCCAATCGTGTGCGGCATTATTGCGGGTTACTCTCTGTCTCTATTCTTTGGCGTTGTAGACTTCACTCCTGTTCGTGAAGCAGCTTGGTTCGCAATGCCTAATTTCACTTTCCCAGAGTTCAACATTAACGCCATTCTATTCATGATCCCTGTTGCGATTGCTCCTGCGGTAGAGCACGTGGGTGACATGCTGGCAATTTCGAACGTAACGGGCAAAGACTATATTAAGAAGCCGGGACTACACCGCACTATCGCAGGTGACGGAGCGGCAACAATGCTTGCAGCATTCCTAGGTGCTCCACCAAACACAACTTACTCTGAAGTTACTGGCGCAGTAATGCTAACTAAAGCATTCAACCCAGTGATCATGACTTGGGCAGCAGTAACAGCGATCGTACTTGCTCTTGTCGGTAAACTGGGTGCTCTACTACAAACTATCCCTGTACCTGTAATGGGCGGCATCATGATTCTTCTGTTCGGTTCTATTGCAACAGTAGGTCTAAACACGCTAATCAAAAACCACGTTGACCTGCACAAATCACGTAACCTAGTGATTGTGGCAGTAACACTGGTATTTGGTATTGGTGGTATGGCTTTCGGTGTGGGTGATTTCAGCCTACAAGGTGTAAGCTTATGCGGTATCGTTGCTATCCTACTAAACCTTCTTCTACCAAGAGATTTGGGCGAAAACCACGTTGTGGATAACGCTCAAATGGAAGAGAAAACACAAAATTCTTAA
- the ybaK gene encoding Cys-tRNA(Pro) deacylase, whose amino-acid sequence MTPAIQLAKKKKVPHTIHQYEHDPNNASYGLEAAEALGQDPKTVFKTLLFCLNGEEKNLAVAIIPVDQKLNLKLAAKAAKAKKADMANPDIAQKTTGYVVGGISPLGQKKALPTFIHHSATELASMCVSAGKRGLEIELAPQDLATLTRAQFVDLCLEA is encoded by the coding sequence ATGACCCCAGCGATTCAGTTAGCGAAGAAAAAAAAAGTCCCTCACACCATTCATCAATATGAACACGATCCTAACAATGCCAGCTATGGTTTAGAAGCGGCAGAAGCGTTAGGTCAAGATCCGAAAACCGTGTTCAAAACGTTGCTTTTTTGTCTTAATGGCGAAGAGAAAAACCTTGCTGTGGCTATCATTCCCGTTGACCAGAAACTGAATCTCAAGTTGGCAGCGAAAGCAGCGAAAGCCAAAAAAGCCGATATGGCTAACCCAGACATCGCACAGAAGACAACCGGATATGTGGTTGGCGGAATCAGTCCTTTAGGACAAAAGAAAGCGCTACCGACTTTCATTCATCACAGTGCCACTGAGCTGGCAAGCATGTGTGTGAGTGCAGGGAAGAGAGGATTGGAGATTGAGCTAGCACCGCAAGATTTAGCGACATTAACGCGGGCGCAGTTTGTAGACTTATGTCTTGAAGCTTGA
- the ushA gene encoding bifunctional UDP-sugar hydrolase/5'-nucleotidase UshA, which yields MKQGFILKTVLSTAILASLAGCATQPAHEWEADKTYKLTVLHTNDHHGRFWQNKYGEYGMAARKTLIDDIRAQVEAEGGSLLLLSGGDINTGVPESDLQDAEPDFKGMTKIGYDAMALGNHEFDNPLEVLFKQREWADFPMLSANIYDKSTGKRLFQPYQMFDKQGIKIAVIGLTTEDTAKIGNPEYIGGIDFRDPKEEAKKVIAELKKTEHPDLIIAVTHMGHYQNGEYGINAPGDVALARYLNEGDLDMIVGGHSQEPVCMEGPNVVNKNFAPGDECKPDMQNGTYIVQAFEWGKYVGRADYEFRNGELNMVSYDLIPVNLKKKVKVNGESQRVIATTEIAENKEMLEFLRPYQEKGQAQLGAKVAESNGKLEGDRNVVRFQQTNLGRLIATAHMQRAKADFSVMNSGGVRDSIAAGDITYKDVLKVQPFANILTYVDMSGQEVLDYLNVVATKPVDSGAYAQFAGISMQVQDGQVSNVFIGGKQLRLDDTYRFTVPSFNAAGGDGYPKITDRKGFVNTGFVDAEVLKDYLEANSPIDVNKYAPSGEIVYK from the coding sequence ATGAAACAAGGCTTTATTCTTAAAACGGTTTTAAGTACCGCTATTTTAGCGTCATTGGCAGGCTGTGCGACTCAACCTGCTCACGAGTGGGAAGCAGATAAAACGTACAAACTGACAGTGCTTCACACCAATGACCATCACGGTCGTTTCTGGCAGAACAAATACGGCGAGTACGGCATGGCCGCTCGTAAGACTTTGATCGACGATATTCGCGCTCAAGTTGAAGCAGAAGGCGGCAGCCTGTTGCTACTTTCAGGTGGTGACATCAACACAGGTGTTCCTGAGTCAGACCTGCAAGACGCTGAGCCTGATTTCAAAGGGATGACCAAGATTGGTTATGATGCCATGGCATTAGGTAACCATGAGTTTGATAACCCACTAGAAGTGCTGTTCAAGCAGCGTGAGTGGGCGGATTTCCCAATGCTTTCTGCAAACATTTACGACAAGTCTACTGGCAAGCGTTTGTTCCAGCCTTACCAAATGTTTGATAAGCAAGGTATCAAGATCGCTGTTATCGGTTTAACAACGGAAGATACAGCGAAGATCGGTAACCCAGAGTACATTGGCGGTATTGATTTCCGTGACCCTAAAGAAGAAGCGAAGAAAGTGATTGCTGAGCTGAAAAAGACTGAGCATCCAGATCTGATCATCGCAGTGACTCATATGGGCCACTACCAAAACGGTGAATACGGTATTAATGCACCGGGTGACGTTGCACTGGCTCGCTATCTGAATGAAGGCGACTTGGATATGATCGTTGGTGGTCACTCTCAGGAGCCTGTGTGTATGGAAGGCCCGAATGTAGTGAACAAAAACTTTGCTCCGGGTGATGAGTGTAAACCAGACATGCAAAACGGCACTTACATCGTTCAAGCATTTGAATGGGGTAAATACGTTGGTCGCGCTGATTACGAATTCCGTAACGGTGAGCTGAACATGGTTAGCTATGACTTGATTCCAGTAAACCTGAAGAAGAAAGTAAAAGTTAACGGTGAAAGCCAACGTGTCATCGCAACGACTGAAATTGCAGAAAACAAAGAAATGCTGGAGTTCTTACGTCCTTATCAAGAGAAAGGCCAAGCTCAGCTAGGTGCAAAAGTTGCTGAGTCTAATGGTAAGTTGGAAGGTGACCGTAACGTGGTTCGTTTCCAACAAACTAACCTAGGCCGCTTGATTGCTACAGCGCATATGCAACGTGCGAAAGCGGATTTCTCTGTGATGAACTCTGGCGGTGTTCGCGACTCTATCGCGGCAGGCGATATCACGTACAAAGATGTACTGAAAGTTCAACCTTTCGCCAACATCCTTACTTACGTCGATATGAGTGGTCAGGAAGTGCTTGATTACCTAAATGTAGTTGCGACTAAGCCTGTAGATTCAGGTGCGTATGCGCAATTCGCTGGTATTTCAATGCAAGTGCAAGATGGTCAAGTATCAAACGTGTTTATCGGTGGCAAACAGCTTCGTCTAGACGACACTTACCGTTTCACAGTTCCAAGCTTTAACGCCGCTGGTGGTGACGGCTATCCTAAGATTACAGACCGTAAAGGTTTCGTAAACACTGGTTTCGTGGATGCGGAAGTTCTTAAAGACTACCTAGAAGCGAACAGCCCGATTGACGTAAACAAATATGCTCCGTCAGGTGAGATTGTTTACAAGTAA
- the kdsA gene encoding 3-deoxy-8-phosphooctulonate synthase, with translation MEQKIVHVGDIPVANDKPFTLFAGMNVLESRDMAMQICEHYVKVTDKLGIPYVFKASFDKANRSSVHSYRGPGLEEGMKIFQELKDTFGVKIITDVHTEAQAQPVADVVDVIQLPAFLARQTDLVEAMAKTGAVINVKKPQFMSPGQVGNIVEKFAECGNEKIILCERGSCHGYDNLVVDMLGFGVMKKVSNGSPIIFDVTHSLQMRDPSGAASGGRREQTVELAKAGLATGIAGLFIEAHPNPEKARCDGPSALPLDKLEPFLAQMKALDDLVKSFQHIDIR, from the coding sequence ATGGAACAAAAAATCGTTCACGTTGGCGATATCCCTGTCGCAAACGACAAACCGTTCACCTTGTTTGCAGGCATGAATGTGCTGGAATCTCGCGATATGGCTATGCAAATCTGTGAGCACTACGTAAAAGTGACAGACAAGCTAGGTATCCCATATGTATTTAAGGCTTCGTTTGATAAAGCAAACCGCAGCTCAGTACATTCTTACCGTGGCCCAGGTCTTGAAGAAGGCATGAAAATTTTCCAAGAACTGAAAGATACTTTTGGTGTGAAAATTATCACTGACGTACACACAGAAGCACAAGCTCAGCCTGTTGCTGACGTGGTTGATGTTATTCAGCTTCCAGCTTTCCTAGCTCGTCAAACTGACCTTGTTGAAGCAATGGCAAAAACAGGTGCAGTAATCAACGTGAAGAAACCTCAATTTATGAGCCCGGGTCAAGTGGGTAACATCGTTGAGAAATTCGCTGAGTGCGGCAACGAGAAAATTATTCTATGTGAGCGTGGCTCTTGCCATGGTTACGATAACCTAGTGGTTGATATGCTTGGCTTCGGCGTGATGAAAAAAGTGTCAAACGGCAGCCCAATTATCTTCGACGTGACTCACTCGCTACAAATGCGTGATCCATCTGGCGCAGCTTCTGGCGGTCGTCGTGAGCAAACTGTTGAGCTAGCCAAAGCGGGCTTAGCAACAGGTATTGCTGGTCTGTTTATTGAAGCACATCCAAATCCAGAAAAAGCACGCTGTGATGGTCCTTCAGCATTGCCACTTGATAAGCTTGAGCCATTCTTAGCACAGATGAAAGCTCTGGACGATTTAGTGAAAAGTTTTCAGCACATCGACATTCGCTAA
- a CDS encoding SirB1 family protein, with protein MLDLFDEDFDEMELVEGALILNKAIDPETQVEWAEQELSRLLNEAETRLADKAEQKERFDAFLHLFYKEWGFIGDREAYYDSDNAFIDKVLERRKGVPVSLGALLLYLGRKLGFPMQGITFPTQFLLQVNWPDETNRYLNPFTGEYVSNHTLQAWLIGMKGPLAKLKAEDLKVTDHPTIIGRWLALLKSALLREERYTLALRCTDLALTFVPDDPYEIRDRGYIYQQLDCHQVAMSDYQFFIDNCPDDPAAELLKTQMHALSHSTVTLH; from the coding sequence ATGCTTGACTTATTTGATGAAGATTTTGATGAGATGGAGCTGGTTGAGGGAGCATTAATCCTCAATAAAGCCATTGATCCAGAAACTCAAGTAGAATGGGCTGAGCAAGAGTTAAGCCGTCTACTAAACGAAGCTGAAACCAGATTAGCGGATAAAGCGGAACAGAAAGAACGTTTCGATGCATTCTTGCACTTATTTTACAAAGAGTGGGGATTCATCGGCGATCGTGAAGCGTATTATGACTCTGACAATGCTTTTATTGACAAAGTATTAGAGAGACGCAAAGGCGTACCAGTAAGCTTAGGCGCGTTGCTTCTGTACTTGGGCCGTAAGCTTGGTTTTCCGATGCAAGGCATCACTTTTCCGACGCAATTTTTATTGCAGGTGAATTGGCCAGACGAAACGAATCGTTACTTAAACCCATTTACGGGTGAGTACGTATCAAACCATACGTTGCAAGCGTGGTTGATTGGTATGAAAGGCCCACTCGCTAAATTGAAAGCAGAGGACCTCAAAGTAACCGATCATCCGACGATCATTGGCCGCTGGCTTGCCTTGCTAAAAAGTGCCTTATTGCGTGAAGAGAGATACACTCTTGCATTGAGATGTACCGATTTAGCCCTGACTTTTGTTCCGGATGACCCATACGAAATCCGTGATAGAGGCTATATTTATCAGCAATTAGATTGTCATCAGGTGGCAATGTCTGATTATCAGTTCTTTATTGATAATTGCCCTGATGATCCAGCAGCAGAATTATTAAAAACTCAAATGCATGCACTCAGTCATAGTACTGTGACCTTGCATTAA
- a CDS encoding SirB2 family protein, with protein sequence MYEGLKHFHMLTIAISALLLSVRYVLLMMNSKHLQNKFLKITPHVVDTFLLLSGVGLIFITGYFPFTEAAPWMTEKLTCVLAYIALGFFTLKLARNNLLRTFAFFGALGWLGMAGKVAVTKVPVFFG encoded by the coding sequence ATGTACGAAGGTTTAAAACATTTCCATATGCTGACGATTGCCATCAGTGCACTGTTGTTGTCCGTTCGCTATGTATTACTGATGATGAACTCAAAGCATCTGCAGAATAAATTTCTGAAAATCACACCACACGTTGTTGATACCTTCTTATTGTTATCTGGTGTCGGTTTAATCTTTATTACTGGTTACTTCCCATTTACTGAAGCGGCACCTTGGATGACCGAAAAACTGACCTGTGTTCTCGCTTATATCGCCCTAGGTTTCTTCACCCTTAAATTGGCGCGTAATAACTTACTGCGTACCTTTGCATTTTTCGGTGCATTAGGTTGGTTAGGCATGGCAGGTAAAGTTGCAGTAACTAAAGTGCCAGTATTTTTCGGCTAA
- the prmC gene encoding peptide chain release factor N(5)-glutamine methyltransferase — MLLTIEAALKAAAEQLTESGRDSPSLDANVLLCHVLDKPRSYLLTWPDKSLDIQQQNQFDALIERRKAGEPVAYIIGEREFWSLPLKVSPSTLIPRPDTERLVELALDKAQLIDGDILDLGTGTGAIALALASELPLRKVFGIDLREEAWQLASDNAERLGIANASFWNGSWFTPVPSGTKFALVVSNPPYIEENDPHLTLGDVRFEPKSALVAQDNGLADIKTISENARDYLLNEGWLLFEHGYDQGAAVREILQGFGYSNVETQKDYAGNDRVTLGQYRIEAKIK; from the coding sequence ATGTTGCTAACCATTGAGGCCGCGTTAAAAGCGGCAGCAGAGCAATTGACCGAGAGCGGCAGAGATTCGCCGTCTCTCGACGCCAACGTGCTACTTTGCCATGTATTAGACAAGCCACGTTCCTACCTTCTCACATGGCCAGATAAATCTCTCGACATCCAGCAGCAGAACCAATTCGACGCACTGATTGAGCGCAGAAAAGCGGGTGAACCAGTTGCCTATATCATTGGTGAACGCGAGTTTTGGTCATTGCCACTTAAAGTGTCGCCATCGACTTTGATTCCAAGACCCGATACCGAAAGGCTGGTGGAACTGGCGTTAGATAAAGCTCAGCTTATCGATGGTGATATCTTAGATTTAGGAACGGGAACAGGCGCAATTGCTTTGGCTCTGGCTTCCGAACTGCCTCTGCGCAAAGTGTTTGGCATTGATTTACGTGAAGAAGCTTGGCAGCTAGCAAGCGACAATGCCGAACGTTTAGGCATTGCAAATGCGTCGTTTTGGAACGGAAGCTGGTTTACTCCTGTACCATCGGGTACAAAGTTTGCTTTAGTGGTTTCAAACCCGCCATATATTGAAGAAAACGATCCTCATTTAACGCTTGGCGATGTGCGCTTTGAACCGAAAAGTGCATTGGTCGCTCAAGATAACGGGTTAGCGGATATTAAGACCATCAGCGAGAATGCTCGTGATTATCTGTTAAATGAAGGTTGGTTGCTGTTTGAACATGGTTATGACCAAGGCGCGGCAGTTAGAGAGATTTTGCAAGGTTTCGGCTATAGCAATGTTGAAACACAAAAGGATTATGCCGGTAATGATCGTGTTACCTTAGGCCAATATCGTATAGAAGCCAAAATCAAATAA
- the prfA gene encoding peptide chain release factor 1, whose product MNSSILVKLESLVERYEEVQHLLGDPTVIGDQDKFRALSKEYSQLEEITKCFQAYQQAQEDLAAAEEMTKEDDAEMREMAQEEMKEAKATIERLTDELQILLLPKDPNDDRNCFLEIRAGAGGDEAGIFAGDLFRMYSRYAEKRGWRIEVMSSNEAEHGGYKEMIAKVNGDGAYGVLKFESGGHRVQRVPATESQGRVHTSACTVAVMAEVPEAEIPEIKASDLKIDTFRSSGAGGQHVNTTDSAIRITHLPTGTVVECQDERSQHKNKAKAMAVLAARIAQAELAKRAAEVSDTRRNLLGSGDRSDRIRTYNYPQGRVSDHRINLTVYRLSEVMEGDLQALIDPVLQEHQADQLAALSEQN is encoded by the coding sequence ATGAACTCGTCGATTTTAGTGAAGCTTGAATCTCTTGTTGAACGTTATGAAGAGGTTCAACACCTGCTGGGTGACCCAACAGTTATTGGTGATCAAGATAAATTCCGTGCTCTTTCAAAAGAGTACTCTCAGCTTGAAGAGATCACTAAGTGTTTCCAAGCTTACCAGCAGGCTCAAGAAGACTTGGCTGCAGCGGAAGAGATGACCAAAGAAGATGACGCTGAAATGCGTGAAATGGCTCAAGAAGAGATGAAAGAAGCAAAAGCGACTATCGAGCGTCTTACTGACGAGCTGCAAATCCTTCTGTTGCCTAAAGATCCAAACGATGACCGTAACTGCTTCCTAGAAATTCGTGCAGGTGCAGGTGGTGATGAAGCGGGTATCTTCGCTGGTGACTTGTTCCGTATGTACAGCCGTTATGCAGAGAAAAGAGGCTGGCGCATTGAAGTGATGTCTTCAAACGAAGCAGAACACGGCGGTTATAAAGAGATGATCGCGAAAGTGAACGGCGATGGCGCATACGGCGTACTGAAGTTTGAATCAGGCGGTCACCGTGTACAACGTGTTCCAGCAACGGAATCACAAGGTCGTGTTCATACTTCTGCATGTACGGTAGCGGTAATGGCTGAAGTACCAGAAGCAGAAATCCCTGAAATTAAAGCCAGCGATCTGAAAATCGATACATTCCGTTCATCGGGCGCGGGTGGTCAGCACGTTAACACCACGGATTCAGCAATCCGTATTACTCACTTACCAACCGGTACCGTAGTAGAGTGTCAGGACGAGCGTTCACAGCATAAGAACAAAGCAAAAGCGATGGCGGTACTTGCCGCTCGTATTGCTCAGGCTGAACTTGCTAAGCGTGCGGCTGAAGTGTCAGATACACGTCGTAACCTGTTAGGTTCTGGTGACCGTAGTGACCGTATCCGTACTTACAACTACCCACAAGGCCGCGTATCTGATCACCGTATTAACTTAACGGTTTACCGTTTAAGTGAAGTGATGGAAGGCGATCTACAAGCGCTGATCGACCCAGTACTACAAGAGCATCAAGCTGATCAGTTAGCTGCACTTTCAGAGCAAAACTAA
- the hemA gene encoding glutamyl-tRNA reductase, which produces MSLLAIGINHNTASVELREKVAFGPDKLSEALGQLSADSHVNGSVILSTCNRTEIYCDVKSSSKNKLIEWLTQFHNVSPEDLKPSLYVHEDQAAIRHLMRVSCGLDSLVLGEPQILGQVKQAYADSRKNNAVDSSLDKWFQKAFSVAKRVRTETEIGGSAVSVAYAACTLAKHIFESLADATVLLVGAGETIELVAKHLASHNCKRIIVANRTRERAMSLAEEFNADVIALNEIPDHLHFADIVISSTASPLPIIGKGMVESALKKRRHQPMLFVDIAVPRDIESQVGDLNDAYLYSVDDLQSIVDSNIEQRKVEAIEAEAIVSEESAAFMSWMRSLQAVDSIRDYRKAANDIREELLSKSLQALAAGGDPEKLLVELSNKLTNKLIHNPTRAMQSAAELGEPAKLAIIRQSLGLEDSQ; this is translated from the coding sequence ATGTCCTTGCTTGCTATTGGTATCAATCACAATACGGCTTCGGTTGAGTTACGAGAAAAAGTGGCTTTCGGCCCAGATAAATTGTCTGAGGCGCTTGGCCAGTTGTCTGCTGACTCACACGTGAACGGAAGTGTCATTCTTTCGACGTGTAACCGTACTGAAATTTATTGTGATGTTAAATCATCAAGTAAGAACAAACTTATCGAATGGTTGACCCAGTTTCACAACGTCAGCCCTGAAGATTTGAAACCCAGCTTGTATGTTCATGAAGACCAAGCGGCGATTCGTCATCTAATGCGAGTCTCTTGCGGTCTGGATTCACTGGTATTGGGTGAACCGCAGATTCTTGGACAGGTGAAACAAGCGTACGCGGACTCTCGTAAAAACAACGCCGTTGATTCATCGCTCGATAAATGGTTCCAGAAAGCATTCTCTGTCGCTAAACGTGTTCGTACTGAAACTGAAATTGGTGGCAGCGCTGTGTCGGTGGCTTACGCCGCTTGTACTCTGGCAAAACACATTTTCGAATCTTTGGCGGATGCCACTGTACTGCTTGTTGGCGCAGGGGAAACCATTGAACTGGTAGCAAAACATCTGGCAAGCCACAACTGTAAACGTATTATTGTGGCAAACCGAACCCGCGAACGTGCAATGAGTTTGGCGGAAGAATTTAATGCAGACGTGATTGCATTGAACGAAATACCGGATCACCTGCATTTTGCCGATATCGTTATCAGTTCAACAGCCAGTCCTTTACCTATAATTGGCAAGGGTATGGTAGAAAGCGCACTGAAAAAACGCCGCCATCAGCCTATGCTGTTTGTCGATATTGCCGTGCCACGGGATATCGAATCGCAAGTGGGTGATCTTAATGATGCCTATCTGTATTCGGTGGATGATTTGCAATCTATCGTGGATAGCAATATTGAGCAGCGCAAAGTAGAAGCGATTGAGGCGGAAGCAATTGTCAGTGAAGAAAGCGCTGCTTTCATGAGCTGGATGCGCTCACTGCAAGCGGTAGACAGCATTCGTGACTACCGTAAAGCAGCCAATGATATCCGTGAAGAATTGTTGTCAAAAAGCTTACAAGCTCTGGCTGCGGGCGGAGACCCAGAAAAACTGTTGGTGGAGCTGAGCAACAAGCTCACCAACAAACTTATTCATAACCCTACCCGAGCGATGCAAAGCGCTGCGGAGTTAGGAGAACCGGCAAAACTTGCCATTATCAGACAAAGCTTGGGTCTTGAAGACTCACAGTAA
- the lolB gene encoding lipoprotein insertase outer membrane protein LolB has translation MMIKPRILLSLSFLLILFGCSSTPEPIVDVEWQAHQQKLQQIQTYQVIGKIGYISPEQRETLNFQWQKSSNKSQLRLTNFLGQTVLSLSMDAKGAIVETYDDQKFNAANGQILIYQLTGLDIPIDDLQGWVLGLPTKADHFKLNESNTLASLDKASGRQNWHVDYTRYKEFNWQNDIIPLPDRMQLTQQQTSIKLVISKWILNP, from the coding sequence ATGATGATTAAACCGCGTATTCTCCTCTCCTTGAGCTTTTTGCTGATTCTGTTTGGCTGTAGTTCAACACCAGAACCTATCGTTGATGTAGAGTGGCAAGCCCACCAACAAAAACTGCAACAGATTCAAACATATCAAGTTATCGGCAAGATCGGCTATATCTCACCAGAGCAGCGTGAAACCTTAAACTTTCAATGGCAAAAGTCATCTAATAAGAGTCAACTTCGTCTGACCAATTTTCTTGGTCAAACTGTACTAAGCCTTTCTATGGATGCTAAAGGTGCCATCGTAGAAACCTATGATGACCAAAAATTCAATGCCGCCAATGGCCAAATATTAATTTACCAACTCACTGGACTGGATATCCCTATCGACGATCTTCAGGGCTGGGTTCTGGGACTACCAACAAAAGCCGATCATTTTAAGCTTAATGAAAGCAATACATTAGCTTCTCTGGACAAAGCTTCAGGTCGACAAAACTGGCATGTCGATTACACTCGATATAAAGAATTCAATTGGCAAAATGACATTATTCCTTTACCCGATAGAATGCAGCTAACTCAGCAACAAACGTCTATAAAACTTGTTATCTCTAAATGGATACTTAACCCATGA